CGGCCATCGCGATTTTTACCGTTGGCTCGCTGATTTGCGGCTCGGCCGTTTCGATGAACACGTTGATTGCTGCACGGGTGCTGCAAGGGCTTGGCGGTGGCGGCATCATGGTGTCGATCTTTTCCGTCAATGCCGACCTGTTCGAGCCACGGGTGCGGGCCCGTTATCAGAGCTATTCCAGCCTGGTGCTGATGGCATCAGGCGCGGTCGGCCCCACATTGGGCGGCACGATGAGCGACCTGTTCGGCTGGCGGTCAATCTTTCTCGTCAACCTGCCGATTGGCATTCTGGTGCTGGTCGGTCTTGGCCTTTATCTGCCCTATCGCAAGCCGCATCGCCGTCCGAAGATCGATTATGCCGGTGCGCTGCTGCTGGCCTGCGCCGTGACCAGCGTGGTGTTCTGGGCCGATAGCGGCCAGATTTTCGGTTCACTGGTGGCACCGGGAAGCCTCGGCGTCGTTGCCTTCGGCTTGGTCTGTGCTGTGCTGTTCGTGCAGGTGGAAAAGCGGGCCGCAGAACCCATGGTGCCGATCAGCCTGATGCGCAATTCCACCGCCCGGCTGTTGTGGATCATATCACTGGCCAGCGGTGCTGTCGGCATCGGTTCGGTCAATTACGTTGCGCTCTATCTGCAAACCACCACCGGGCTGTCGCCGACGCTGGCTGGTCTGTTGTTCATTGCGGTCACCGGTGGCATCGCCATCGGTTCGCTTAGCAGCGGACGGCTGATTTCCTCGACAGGTCGCTACAAGATTTTCGGTATCATCGGCGGCGCGGGCAGCTGCATTGCCTTTATCCTGTTCAGTCAATTGCCGGTTGGCACGCCGATCGCGGTGATTGGCGTGCTGATGCTGATGCATGGCATCAGCGTCGGTATCGGCCAGCAGATCCCGGTGATTGGCGTGCAGAATGCCGTGGCCCAGAAGGATGTCGGGGCGGCGACCGGCACGGTGACGCTGACCCGCATGGGCGGTGCCTCCATCGCCATTTCCATCTATGGTGCGGTGCTATCGGCCTTCATGACTGGCGGTGCAGCAATCCCTGGCGTCAGTAATATCGAAAGCCTGACACCGGCGGCCATTGCGGCGCTGGACCCGGCAGCCCGCGCAGCGGTCTCGGCCACCTATGCTCATGCGTTCGGGCCGGTATTCATCAGCATGGCGCTGATCATTGGCTGCGGCTTCATCGCGTCCTGCTGCCTGAAGAATGTCCGGTTGCCGACCGGCGGGGCCCCGAAACCGGTGGAGGCCGTGGCGGAGTGATTTGCCCGGTATAAGGGTGCTATGCTACCACAGAGCAAAGCACTCTTTGGTAGCATAGCGAGCATGGCCCCGGTACACCGCATAATTTTCGCCCTTGCGGCGGCTGTTTTGCTGGCCCTCTCCCTTACCGTCTCCACGTTGGCGGAGGAGCCTTTTACCGCCCGTGATCCGGGCTTTCTGGGCGATGAGGATGCGGCGCGGATCGTCGAAAAAGTCGGCGATCTGGAAAAGGCGCTGGGGGATGAAGCGGTTCTGGCCGAGCATTTCGCCGGTCTGGTCTCCCCGCCGGAAGAAACGGCCATCCTGCACCAGTTGACGGGCAATGTCCCGGGTCTGGCCTATATCCTGCCGGTCATTCATGGTGAGGTGCGCGGCACGCTGATCGACATGCGTTTTACGGACAAGGCGGCAGCGGATGGTTTTCGCCAAAAGCTTGCCCAGGCTTTTGGTCCGTCTGATCCGGCCTGTAGCGATGATACCCATGCTTACTGGGCACCACACCCTGACCACTCGCTGGCCTTGCGGGTTGATGTCTATAAGACGGAAACCATCGCGCAATTGACGCTGCTTGCGTCTGCCCCATCGGATGCCAATTGCAAAGTCAATTCAGCGCCGCCCAATGCGCTGGTGGACAAAGCGGCTTTGACGGCATTGTTTACGCGGCTGAAGAGTGAGCCGCCGCCATGGACCAACGCGGACGCCATGGCGGCCTGGCTGAAGCCCTATGGTGAAAGCGCCATTGAAAGGCCGGACAATTGCGCGGCGCAACTGGATATCGCCAGACCACAGCAGCAGCTTGGCGGCATCGGCACGTTTTCAGCCAGCCTGCGCCCTTGCCTCGTCTCCAGGTTTGGCAAACCGTCCAGCCTGTTTTTGTACGCTGGTGAAAACGACCTGTTCGGCTTTCGCACGACGGAAGAAGCGCTGGACGCCGCCCTCGGCCCCCGTCATGCACAATGCAGCGGCGAGGGCAGGGAAGTCTGGTTCGTTACTCCTGAGGTGACGGCGGTTCTCAGCCGGCTCTATCCCTCTTTCGGGGTGCTGATCGTCAATGCGCCGGTCACAGCACTGGCCGATTGCCGGGAATAGGCAAGCCCATCCCGGCAGACCGTCAGCCTCACTTCACCTCGATGACAAAATCTTCACGGGCGCGGCGGACTTTTTTCAGGTTGACCAGCCAGTCGCCATCCGGCTGACGATAGCCCAGCGGCAGGATGGCGACGGAGCGCAGGCCCTTGGCGCGTAGGTCGAGGATTTCGTCCAGCGCTGCCGGGTCAAAGCCTTCCATCGGGGTTGAATCGACCTCTTCGAAGGCAGCAGCCGTCAGTGCCAGCCCCAATGCGATATAGGCCTGGCGGGCGGCATGTTCGAAATTCACTTCGGCGTCGCGTGGTGGATAGGTATCCAGCAGCATCTTGCGATAGTTTTCCCAGCCTTCATTGGTAAAATTGCGCTCGGCATTGGTGAGATCAAACATCGTGTTGATCCGCTCTGCGGTGTAATTGTCCCAGGCGGCAAACACCAGCAGATGCGAGCAATCGGTAATCTGGCCCTGGTTCCAGGCGATCGGCTTGATCCGCTCGCGGATCTCCTTGTTGGTTACGACAAGCACGGAAAACGGCTGCAAGCCGCTGGAGGTCGGTGCCAGCCGGGCCGCCTCGACAATACGCTCGACCTTGTCTTCAGCAACAGTCTTCGACGGGTCCATTTTCTTGGCGGCATAACGCCAGTTCAATTTATCAAGCAGCACGATACTATCCTTATGCGAAGGCTCGAAGATGCTCACGCATCCTCGCCTGGAAGAAAAATTGCCTGCCCGATGTAGGCGGGCAGGCGGTCATCCGCAACGGGCAGGATGATGAATACAGCGTTCACCCCGCATGGATGACTGGGTATTTTCCATGGCATAGCGAAGCTACTTTTCGACAAATACCGCTTGCGTCAGGTCGGCATCGAAACGGTAGCGGTCGTTTTCCCGGCGCAGCAATTGCGAGAGCGGCACTTCGGTGCGGTTGTCGATAATCACCTTGTCGTTTTCGCTTTCCGTCTTGCGCAGCCACTCGACCAGATCGGTCTCACCGGATTTGAGAAAATCGCAGCCACGGCGGAAGAGTTTCGGGAAGATCAATTGGGCCTTGCCGGTGCCGTCTTCCTCTTTCTCGCCCGGATTGCTGCCGCTCGCCCAGCCAAGATCGGTGAGGTCGGTGAGGGCAAAGCGTTCCGTCTTATCCACCGCCCAGACGCCAAGGCCCGCGTCCCGCGCAGCCCGTGCCGCCTCAGAAATCGTCTGGCGCTGGTCCACCGGCGCGGAACTATAGAGCATGGGATAGGCCATGCCGCTGGAGATCAGCCGGTAATTGGCGCTGGCCTCCAGGGTTTTGGTTGAAATCGCGCCGGTCTCGCCGGAGGAAAACGGATTGCCGTCAAAGGTCAGATAGCAGATCGGCCGCCCGTGAACATCGGCGGAGGCCGTCAGAATACCGGCCTGGATGGTTTGCGGCTCGGCGGCAGTGACGGTTTCTTTCGACAGCGAAAAGGAGGAAAAGCCGATCAGATCGCGCAGCAGATAACCCCGCGCCACCCCGCCGCGCGGCTGCGCCTTGCTCTCGTAATGGGTTTCGGGCGTATCGATCCCTTCCAGCCGCAGTTGATGGCTGCCGTCCTTGGCGGGGCGCAGTAGATGAGCGCGGTAGATATCGGCAAGCAGGCTTTCATCATCCGGGCGAAACCGCACCGAATCGCCATCCGGCTGCTTGCCGATGATGATGATCGTGCCGGGAACGTAGCGATAATTCTGCAAGGCCATGGGCGATCCTCCGTTACCATCAATGGTTGGGCATCAGCAAACCGCAGATCTGTGTCATGGGTGAGACAGAGAAGGCCGATCAGACGGCTGCGGCCAGACCCTGCACCGCCAACAACTCGCTGGTCGTCGCCGCGGTGGTGGCCGGAGACGGCGCGGCCTCTGCGCCTTGATCCGTGGCCGTATCTTCATCCGTCTCGGCCAAATCGTCCTGAATATTTTCACCTGTATCGGTTAGAAACATGCGGTTGACCAGGGCATCGCTGCTGAACATCCTGCTCATCAGCTCGGTCTTAAGACTCTTGTCACCGCTTTCGAAATCGTCTGCGGTGAGCTTGCCGCTATATTCCGCGATGATGGCAGCGGTGCGTTCTTCCGGCGTGTCGAGATTGTCCCAGTCGATACTGTTTCTAAACTGCTGCATGGCATCGGCACTTCCTTCTCCTTGCTCATAAGGAGTAAACATCCAGGCACCCTCATTGTAGATGGTAACTGTTCCAATGCTGATTTCCATCTTTGAATAGATTGTTGCCGGCTTGCTCTCGGCTTCAATCTTGGCCTGCTCCGCCGCAGCCTCCGCCCACATCTGTTCCATCTCAACCTGCAAGGCGGT
The Allorhizobium ampelinum S4 genome window above contains:
- a CDS encoding MDR family MFS transporter yields the protein MDTALSDPAAAPKTVAPPPFQSLVPDPRLRMMLFLFLMTALFMATLDNQIVSTALPTIVGEFGQLERFGWVGSAYLLATSAVMPLYGKLGDLFGRKYVMMTAIAIFTVGSLICGSAVSMNTLIAARVLQGLGGGGIMVSIFSVNADLFEPRVRARYQSYSSLVLMASGAVGPTLGGTMSDLFGWRSIFLVNLPIGILVLVGLGLYLPYRKPHRRPKIDYAGALLLACAVTSVVFWADSGQIFGSLVAPGSLGVVAFGLVCAVLFVQVEKRAAEPMVPISLMRNSTARLLWIISLASGAVGIGSVNYVALYLQTTTGLSPTLAGLLFIAVTGGIAIGSLSSGRLISSTGRYKIFGIIGGAGSCIAFILFSQLPVGTPIAVIGVLMLMHGISVGIGQQIPVIGVQNAVAQKDVGAATGTVTLTRMGGASIAISIYGAVLSAFMTGGAAIPGVSNIESLTPAAIAALDPAARAAVSATYAHAFGPVFISMALIIGCGFIASCCLKNVRLPTGGAPKPVEAVAE
- a CDS encoding NAD(P)H-dependent oxidoreductase; the protein is MLLDKLNWRYAAKKMDPSKTVAEDKVERIVEAARLAPTSSGLQPFSVLVVTNKEIRERIKPIAWNQGQITDCSHLLVFAAWDNYTAERINTMFDLTNAERNFTNEGWENYRKMLLDTYPPRDAEVNFEHAARQAYIALGLALTAAAFEEVDSTPMEGFDPAALDEILDLRAKGLRSVAILPLGYRQPDGDWLVNLKKVRRAREDFVIEVK
- a CDS encoding thermonuclease family protein, coding for MALQNYRYVPGTIIIIGKQPDGDSVRFRPDDESLLADIYRAHLLRPAKDGSHQLRLEGIDTPETHYESKAQPRGGVARGYLLRDLIGFSSFSLSKETVTAAEPQTIQAGILTASADVHGRPICYLTFDGNPFSSGETGAISTKTLEASANYRLISSGMAYPMLYSSAPVDQRQTISEAARAARDAGLGVWAVDKTERFALTDLTDLGWASGSNPGEKEEDGTGKAQLIFPKLFRRGCDFLKSGETDLVEWLRKTESENDKVIIDNRTEVPLSQLLRRENDRYRFDADLTQAVFVEK